The window agtaaataataatactatgaattagtaaacataaaacaaatttattcaccttttatgcagtggatgcataagttgattctcccaatgagcatttatgatatctaagaagtgtttctATCGCGAGgacccacactatagacactatctttcatcaagtctattgcaagatataggactggcatggttgggcccttgagCGGAGtcgcaacatgtagaactttcatcggctctaaaactttcaccactttgcttagtttggtccaagtcctcggatgacatcgttgtttgtgcttccctcccatttgcggcttggaacccttccattgaaaccactcctcgaagcaaacatgcttctcgcagccttctttgtctcaatgcttttgagggcaatgtagttggtggcaaatcttgtgatgccaggcctaaccaagtcacccccacatttttccctcaatagattgagtgcataggagtggttgtatacaaagttggtgacttgtcttgcactttcaaccacgtcttcaccaactttaactttcccatatcttttagcattaagtcaatgcaatgggctgcacaaggagtccaagagccggtacttattattgttcatcatcttctcaccggccactgaagttacttccattgtccgttacaactggacaacattctcaatacccacatctttttccactacttcctttaacaatcaaatatattttgcatcctttatctctttggatgcatccatgatttgaggaacaccgtcctcccatcacaataaatcatgaaattgatgatggactttcttgtaggcccagtccatccatccgccattatagtcaccccatatgtctcccacatattcttcatctcactaatgtactcatcaatctcactcttttgttgaggtagataaacattcattacctcatatggggtggggcccttgaatctgGGCGCccgcaatggtatctatcatggtatcataatgggggccttgtgcgatgttctttgggatggtatggtatagcatccacttagctattgattctttaaccaatcccttcatccccttccatgctcctttgattcgggttattgcttcctttcttcttatgcaatttaggatcggatgttgatggtggtactgaatctggtagaggtgttggggttgccctcacactttgtgatcttttaaaaggattcaaagttttaggacCTCCGAACTcgccacctcctccactaccccctactctttgtctctcgatcatcttgaaaacttcctctactccttgaaacagtccgcctaaaatccctagcctcctcttgtttgtatgtcatcgcatcgcaatgtcatcatcgagaggaggaggaggagtcatcatcatcattgtatcgtcttcctcctcccatcgaactcctcactgtatcctcaagttgttctcttatcctttgcttgtcacccttcctcttctttcttcccctcaaactatcaccaatctcctggCTACTCAGaggggaccatatgacaacctacaacatctttagatcctccatggatgttgtttaagtctctggacccacctcccataaattgcatgtgacaataattacatatagattttctcttatccccatcaatgggagtaccatgtaaccatgcaatgtcaccctaTGCTTGGCtggttggtctctcttgttcctctgttctctttgttccgtccgcccctttgttgactactttccccaccttttgcttgccctcgcacgttgtctatcacgatccgccataatgatacttgtttctgcaatgtaagtaacacaaataattaaaaaacttaatgtagatgcacttcaattgacacttttagattactaatacacttgtatagttatttaatatttttcccctaacccttatatttttcacaaaattaaaaccaattttttatatataatgttaatataagtattgacctaacacaacaaaactatgaattagtaaacataatatacatgtaatgcatctcaaaacatatagaaataactttcatattttttcattattttttaaacttaaaactcatatttttccttatttatttctgttttttaattttttatatatttttcttaattttcgaaaattaaaagaattatttaagagcagaaaaataaatccgacactcgtgaagccgtagatcggccattggtgtctaacatatatttaattcattaccatctaagtcatattacccctaattatttcctattttagttgtaggaaaatgaatttttaaaaccagaaaaaaataaaaaaatacatatgggaaaaaatttcgacaccgtgaggtagatcggcctccggtgtctaacatatattaatatcatcaacatccaacaacatttgtacaaagttttttaaaaaaattgttttagagaaatataatttaccttaaataatgaaattaggcttggatgatgagcttagatgaccctccgacgtcttcccggcgacaaggagcttcaatgaggcttggaagggaggaagaagagagaaaatttcattttcagcagctctcggtcgaaatatcgaccaagagctgcgaaatatgcaatttataaggattttgaatgtgacactattgtcactttacaatatctcgcgatatatcgtgatatctcgcgatatatcgtgagttccacgatatatcgtcgaaatatctcgatatatcgacgagttattgtacttttttatttcgaccttgtttcgtatctcggtcatgtcgagattcacgaaatatcgcgatatatcgccgatatttcgcgagattttataccatggttgCTTACCCTATGTAATTATTATACTGGTGAGTTTCTGATGATTGACATTGTCCGTGgcctttgttttagttttaaacaTTATGAATTCATTTTTTGAATTTAGGATGGTACGATGTAATAGTTCTTCCTATGCATGAATGCAAGTGGACATTTAAGGAGGGTGATGTGGCAGTTCTTTCAACTCCGAAGCCTGGAACAGGTCTGATTTGAGTGCTGATTTTCTGTTTGTTTATATTTATACCCTACATGGTTTTATAGTTTACAGTCGATTATTCAACTTAATACTCTTATCACGCAGTGAGATTTAAGCGGAACCAGTCTGCTGCAAGTGAGGGTGATGTTGAGATTGGAGTTACTGGCCGTGTAGCTGGTACTGTTAGGCGATATATTCCTATCGATACTCGTGATCCTCCTGGTGCCATCCTCCATTTTTATGTTGGTGATACATTCGATCCTAATAGGTTGGATTTGAACCCTGTGGATTTTTCCctgtttggttttgttttggttatTTGCAATTCATTCGTTACTTAGTTTTATTAGAGAAAATTACACCGATCCCCCTCAAAATTACGCCTACCCCCCTCCAAAGGGGAGGTGAATGTAATTTTGAGGGGATCGgtgtaattttttcaaactacaggttttttttttgtaattttccctagtttattttctgtttagtTCTATATATGCTCGACAGTCTCAGTACTTtccaatgaattttttttcctttgtgatTTGTCAGCAATTATACTATACTATCTGGCCAGTCTGTActtttcaatgatttttttttctttgtgattTTTCAGCAATGATGATCACATtttaaagaaatttcatcccaaGGGAATCTGGTATTTGACTGTCCTTGGTTCTCTGGCGACTACCCAACGTGAATATGTTGCTCTGCATGCGTTCCGTCGTCTCAACTTGCAGGTGATTGTTGGATCCCTAGCTTCTAAGGCAAAGCTTTGTAATGCTATTTGTTTTCATAGTGTCTTGCATGAGCAATGGCTTATAAAACAATTTTATTGTTTCTGCAGATGCAAACTGCAATCCTTAAGCCTAGTCCTGAACATTTCCCAAAATATGAAGATCAACCCCCTGCAATGCCTGAATGTTTCACACCGAACTTTGTTGAACACCTACACAGAACATTCAATGGGCCCCAGTTAGCTGCCATTCAATGGGCTGCGATGCATACAGCTGCTGGTACAAGTAGTGGCATGAGTAAGAGGCAAGATCCATGGCCTTTCACTCTGGTTCAAGGGCCTCCAGGAACAGGGAAGACACACACAGTGTGGGGAATGCTAAATGTTATCCATCTTGTTCAGTACCAGCACTATTACACTGCTCTGCTTAAGAAAGTTGCTCCTGAAAGCTATAAGCAAGCTAATGAGAGCAATTCTGAGAGTGTGTGCACAGGATCAATTGATGAAGTTCTTCAGAGTATGGATCAGAACCTCTTCCGCACACTGCCAAAACTCTGCCCGAAACCTAGGATGCTTGTGTGTGCTCCTTCAAATGCAGCCACTGATGAGTTGCTTGCACGTGTTCTTGACCGTGGATTCATTGATGGTGAGATGAAAGTCTATCGGCCTGATGTGGCTCGAGTTGGTGTTGATTCACAAACTCGTGCTGCACAGGCTGTTTCTGTTGAGCGAAGAACTGAGCAACTGTTAGTTAAGGGCCGTGAAGAAATTCTTGGATGGATGCAGCAGTTAAAAATCCGTGAAGCTGAATATTCACGTCAGATTGCTTGTCTTCAGAGAGAACTAAAtgttgcagcagcagcaggccGAGCTCAaggatctgttggagttgaccCTGATGTTCTTGTTGCTCGGGACCACAATCGGGACACATTGCTGCAAAACCTTGCAGCAGTTGTGGAGGGAAGGGATAAAATTCTGGTGGAGTTGTCCCGCCTTCTCATATTAGAAACAAGATTTCGTGCTGGTAGCAGCTTCAATTTGGAAGAAGCTCGTGCTAATCTGGAAGCAAGTTTTGCCAATGAAGCTGAGATTGTTTTTACAACAGTCTCAAGTAGTGGACGCAAATTGTTTTCTCGTCTTACTCATGGTTTTGATATGGTTGTTATTGATGAGGCAGCCCAGGCTAGTGAAGTTGgagttcttcctcctctctctcttggtgCAGCTCGTTGTGTTCTTGTTGGGGATCCACAACAGCTCCCTGCAACAGTTATCAGCAAGGCAGCTGGGACCTTGTTATATAGTAGAAGCCTCTTTGAAAGGTTCCAGCAAGCAGGTTGCCCCACAATGTTATTATCTGTGCAGTATAGAATGCATCCGCAAATCAGGGATTTTCCTTCAAGGTACTTCTACCAAGGACGTTTGACTGATAGTGAAAGTGTAGTTAAACTACCTGATGAGCCTTACTATAAGGATCATTTATTAAGACCTTACGTGTTTTATGATATCACACATGGAAGGGAATCCCATAGAAGTGGATCTGTCTCTTATCAGAACATTAATGAAGCACAGTTTTGTCTCTGGATTTATGAGCATCTTCAAAAGACTTCCAAATCCTTGGGTGTAGGCAAGATCTCCGTTGGCATAATAACACCATACAAACTGCAGTTGAAATGCCTTCAACGAGAATTTGAGGAGGTTCTGAATTCAGAAGAGGGTAAGGACCTTTATATCAACACAGTAGATGCATTTCAAGGCCAAGAACGTGACGTCATAATCATGTCCTGTGTACGGGCATCGAATCATGGCGTGGGCTTTGTTTCTGATATTCGCCGAATGAATGTTGCTCTCACTCGTGCAAGAAGAGCACTATGGGTATGGAGATCTTTTATTTTCCGACCTTTTCCCTTGCCATTAGACACACGCACgcgtgcacacacacacacaaattcaGCTATTCATGGTGACGGAACTTACTAGAGTTTATGTTTTAATAACAGCACACAAATTCAGCTATTGGTGGTGACAGAACTTACTAGAGTTTATGTTTTAATAACAGGTAATGGGCAATGCCAATGCTCTGACGCAATCTGATGACTGGGCTGCATTAATAAATGATGCCAAGGCAAGGAATTGTTATGTGGACATGGAGTCTCTCCCCAAAGATTTCCTGGTTCCAAAAGGATCTCCTCACACTCCATTGCCAGGTAAGGCTTTGTCTAACATGAGGGGTTTGAGAACTGTTGGGCTAAGGCAGAGATACTTGGACATGCCGTCAGAGTCCAGGTCTGGCATTCCATCGGAAGAGGAGGTGAAGTTGAATGTATCATCGTTATCTAGGAATGGAGGATAGAAAGAAATGAAGCTGCCCACATAGAATTCCTTGGATGATTTGGAACAGTCGGGATAAATCTCAAGATCCCTGGCATTATGGCTTCCAGAGGAAGCAAAGTGTTGCGGGAATGGTGGCAAGAGAGGTTCATAATCAGAAAAATGAATGATGTCTGGAGATCTCTGCGGCTTAAAGAGTATTGAGggtatttaattaatttttgatCTTATGAAGCTTGGCCCAGAACTCAACAATTTCAAAGGGAATCAGCTCCATGGATGTTCTCTTATGCAGAAAGCCAAAAGCAATCAGAACGGGAAAATTCTGCTCAACCGTGGTAAGTTGAGTTCAGCTGATTGGGGGAAAGTTAAGAGATCGTGCTCACCTCTGGTTAACTGGGTGAAGCAACGGGTTGGGAGGATACAAGGAAGGAAAAGATGGACTCCAAGGGATGACATGACACTGACTTTATATCTGCTTAATGCACCAATAGCTGCCATAGGGAACAAAAAATTGTGTAGACTGAGCCTACTTGTTGACATGCTTGTCCAATGGAAAGATGGATGCTAATGAAGATGCTGCTAACTCCTCCCCCAGGCTTCGAGGAAGATGTAATCTTTGCCAAATCTTTTGATTCCTGTGATTGGCTCGCCAAGTGAGGATATCCACCAGGTTttccggttttttttttttttgtttctgggtAAATTGGGAAATCGGCAACAAAGACGAGCTCTCTACCTGAGTGGGTCAGCAAGCTTCAACGTCTGCGAAACGTGACCTAGTACAAGATATCATGTATCAAACTAAACGTCTTGGATTAAGTACGGTTGGGGCCAAGCTTCCCTAATGTGCTTGCCAATTTTGTAGCTCTCATCTTACCATAAAAGTCTACTGAGGAGGGATATTGGGACATAGTGGCAGTGTTTGTGGGTCGCTCATAAAAAGAACCCATATTGAGTGATATGGTGCTGTTACATTCTTAGGAGGCACGCAGATGTGTTGGGATGAAAGAATGTTTCAGATCATGTAGATTGACAGATTATTCATTCTCCATTTGTTCAGAAGAGGTTAAAATTGTGAATGCAGCCTCAGTAGGTGTTAATGATATCTTTATTCTGTACAGGCAATTGGGAAGTCTCCCAAATTGGGGTATTGTAAATTATCAGCTCTGTAATAAccttaattcttttcttttgtacCTTGTGACATTGGTATACCATCTTTAATGCAAAATTCGAGGGGATACCTGATTCTGCTTATCTATGACTCCCTGAATGGAATGAAATAAAAcattcaaatattttatccAATACATT is drawn from Telopea speciosissima isolate NSW1024214 ecotype Mountain lineage chromosome 1, Tspe_v1, whole genome shotgun sequence and contains these coding sequences:
- the LOC122668445 gene encoding helicase sen1-like; the encoded protein is MGCRGRPFFDLNEPPAEVEEETDGVLCFQHQKALPSLNSHASDLSSSEGAQRILNNHAFSHASSVSGFQPFVKQKKVDDLKSGNASTTYGEENKSTSPLAAGPAHAQVVEREEGEWSDAEGSADAFGINSDNDKLKQSTNVDGENAETLELAERTDLSATNKAFESIYRDSRLPEGTKDEITYITKDENCSHASSGLDLESSGQMSNNSRHLESNAKGDVIVDGQEESSLVVNKKEVKGIEASHALKCGSNPGKRHKLDQHKEAMLGKKRSRQTMFLNLEDVKQAGPIKTATPRRQTFSSPVTTRTVKENRNVAAPAERSGEKIAKDQKQGDATCNEGGTPMDIGDQKSESNGDINQGPLARPRRLNGGIEIPAEVYPVSIPRQSSWKQSDSRQLKNPLVSARKQVVPNQNSMDPKLGNKKHLSTKKQNANSTQYQDTSVERLLREVTNEKFWHHPEEMELQCVPGRFESVEEYVRVFEPLLFEECRAQLYGTWEELTETVSRDAHIMVRIKHVERRERGWYDVIVLPMHECKWTFKEGDVAVLSTPKPGTVRFKRNQSAASEGDVEIGVTGRVAGTVRRYIPIDTRDPPGAILHFYVGDTFDPNSNDDHILKKFHPKGIWYLTVLGSLATTQREYVALHAFRRLNLQMQTAILKPSPEHFPKYEDQPPAMPECFTPNFVEHLHRTFNGPQLAAIQWAAMHTAAGTSSGMSKRQDPWPFTLVQGPPGTGKTHTVWGMLNVIHLVQYQHYYTALLKKVAPESYKQANESNSESVCTGSIDEVLQSMDQNLFRTLPKLCPKPRMLVCAPSNAATDELLARVLDRGFIDGEMKVYRPDVARVGVDSQTRAAQAVSVERRTEQLLVKGREEILGWMQQLKIREAEYSRQIACLQRELNVAAAAGRAQGSVGVDPDVLVARDHNRDTLLQNLAAVVEGRDKILVELSRLLILETRFRAGSSFNLEEARANLEASFANEAEIVFTTVSSSGRKLFSRLTHGFDMVVIDEAAQASEVGVLPPLSLGAARCVLVGDPQQLPATVISKAAGTLLYSRSLFERFQQAGCPTMLLSVQYRMHPQIRDFPSRYFYQGRLTDSESVVKLPDEPYYKDHLLRPYVFYDITHGRESHRSGSVSYQNINEAQFCLWIYEHLQKTSKSLGVGKISVGIITPYKLQLKCLQREFEEVLNSEEGKDLYINTVDAFQGQERDVIIMSCVRASNHGVGFVSDIRRMNVALTRARRALWVMGNANALTQSDDWAALINDAKARNCYVDMESLPKDFLVPKGSPHTPLPGKALSNMRGLRTVGLRQRYLDMPSESRSGIPSEEEVKLNVSSLSRNGG